Within the Stenotrophomonas maltophilia genome, the region TGCAGTGCTTCGACCGGACGCAGGCCGACGAACTGGCCGTGGTTGCCGCCGATGGCCAGCTGCTGGGCATTGTTTCCGAGGCCTTCGTGCGCAGGCGCTACGCCGAGGAGCTGGACAAGCGCCAGCGCGAACTGATGGGCGAGCGCGTCGAAGACGCCGATTGATCGCCCGCCCCGCTGCTACAGCGCTTCGCCGGCATCGGCCAGCCGCGACTCGATCAACGCGTACCATTGCTCCAGCATGTCGATCAGCATGTCCAGCTCTGCATCGGCACGCTGCGCCCGGCCACTGCGCAGGCAGGCCTGGGTTTCCTGCAGCTGGGCCAGGAACCCGGCCACGGTATCGGCCTGCAGGATCAGGCCCGGCAGGCGCCGCCCGGGGATGCGCACGACCGCATGATTGCCGAGCTGGCCATACACGCTGAGGGTGGTTTCCGTCTTCATGGACAGAGGCAGGAATTGGGCGTTCATCGCGTGCACCGTATGAAAACCTGAGCCACCGGCAGGGGTGGACGACGGGGGAGACGTGGCCACGTCCTGCCGGTGGTCAGGGGGGACTCGGGATGCCGGGGCATGGCCACGGCGCGGGAGACTTCAGCGCGGGTGCGCGATCCCGACGATCTGCACCCGGCGATTCGGCGCAAGGCACGCGATCAGTTCGCGACGGTTGCGCTGTGCGCACTGCACGATCGGTTCAGCCGCGCCGCGCCCTTCGGCACTGATGCTGCCCGGCGGCACTCCGCCCTGCACCAGGGCCGTGCGCACCGCTTCGGCCCGCTTCTGCGAGAGTTGCTGGTTGTAGCTGGCCGCACCGATACGGTCGGTGTAGCCGACGACCTGGATCGACTGCACCTTGCTGGCCTCACGGACCTGCGCCAGGATGCCCTGCACCGCCTGCTGGCCTTCGGCGCTGAGTACCGCGCTGTCGAAACCGAACAGTGCATCGGCGGCCAGGCGCAGCGGCTGTTCGGGCAGTGGCGCGGGTGCCGGCGGCGGCGGTGGTGGCCGCGGCGGGTCGAGCACGGCGGCGCAGGATTCGGGCTTCCAGTAGCCGGCCTGGGCGATGCCCTTGTTGTCGAAGCGCACCTGGAACTGGCAGGTGAAGTACTCGGCGCCCTGTGCGGTGCGGAAGTTGAACAGGTAATTCCACTCGCGCACGCCCCACATGCCTTCGTTGAAGTGCGGCGTACCCAGCAGGCTGTACAGCTGCCGCTTGCTCATCCCGGGCGCGAATCGGCGCAGGTCGGCGATGTCGGGATAGGTACCCTCCTTCAGCGACGCCTTGGAGACTTCCGGGAAGGCCACTGCAGTGGCCTCCGCCGGACCCTCACCGGCGGGCGCGTGGCTGCGGCAGGCGGCCAGCAGGCCGGCGGCGAGGATCAGGCCCAGCGACGCGGCGATGCGGCCAGCGCGGGCGATGCGATGCTGATTCATGTCATTCCCCCTGTAGACGTTTGCGCGGCAACCGGGCCGCGATTGCGGCCCGGCTACGGCGGTTACCACTGGATGCCGGCACCGACGGCCACACCGGCCTCGCCACGGCTGTTGGTGGAGCCGCTGAACTTGTAGATCCAGCGGCCTCCTTCCGAGACACCGGACAGGCCCACCGCCACGCCCGATTCGCCGTTGTAGCTGCCGGCGGCGAACGAGGCCATGCTGCGACCCGCTTCGCTCGGCTGCGGCAGCGAGGCCGTGGCCATGGCCGAAGCGATGCCGGCCGAAGCGCGGTTGTCGGTCCTGCGCAGGTCACGCTCGAAGCCGCCCATGCGCTCGTCGGTATAGGCCTTCGACCAGTCCAGAGTCTGCGCCATGCCGGACTTCAGCTGGTCGACATTGACCGCGTCGGTGCCTGCCGTACCGGCGGCAACGTTGCGGACCGTCGTCGGGCCGCTGGTGCTGCTGCCGAGAGTGACACTGTTGAAGTTGGTGGCTCCGTTGACGGTGGTGTCGTAGCGGATGGTGCCCTGCTGCGAGGCCTGCAGCTGCCGCACGTTGACCGCATCGGTGGCCTGGGTGCCGTCTGCCACATTGACCACCTGCCGTTCGGCGCCGCTGGCCCCCACCGAAACCGTGTTGGCACGGTTGGCCACCGACCCTGCGCCCAGGGCCACCGAGTTGTCGGCCTGTGCCTGCGAGCCGTTGCCCAGGGCCGTCGAGTTGGCACCGGCGGCCGTCGATCCTGCACCACCGGCTGCGGAATTGGCGCCCGTCGCGGCCGGATCGGCCAGGTTGTTGCTGTTGTTGGCGCGGAAGCTGCCGGCGACGTTGGTGATGTTCTGGATCTTCTGGTCGGTGTAGGCCTTGGACTGATCGATGGCATAGTTCACGCCATTCTTCAGCTGGCCGACATTCGTCGCGTCGTGATCGTCCGAGCCGTCGGCAACGTGGGTGATCTTGCGTTCACTGCCGCTGCTGCCGACCGACACTTCGCCTGCCGAATTGCTGGCACCCGTCTGACCATAGGCACCGGTATAGCCGCTCTGCGCGCCGACGCTGGCCACCGAGCCGGCACCCAGTGCCACGCTGTTGTCCGCGCTGGCGTTGGCACCGTTGCCGACTGCCACGGCCGAAGCACCTGCCGCACTGGCCTGCGGACCCACCGCCAGCGCCTCCGCACCTGCCGCAGCGGCCGCCGCGGCGCTGGAGTTCACTGCCAGGTACGGGCTGCCGCCACCGTTGGTGATGCGCTGGTTGAGCACCCTCAGCGAACCGTCCACCGCGGAGAACGCTGCGGTGACGTTGCTGTAGTCGTTGGCGGTCAGGGTGCCGTCGGTGGCGATGCTGGAGATGCTGAACGACGGCGCGGTCCACAGATTGGTGGTGCCGTCGAAGGCCGTGCTGCCGCCGAAGTAGTTGGCGATGGTCGAGTTCGTGCTGAACAGCTGGTCGCCGGTGATGGCGTCGCTGCTGCCTGCAAGGATGCTGCCGGCCGCCACGTTGGTCACCTTCACCGCACCCGTGCCGGTACCGCTCAGGGTGACCGTGTTGACGACGTTGCCACTGCCATCGACATCGTACTTCACCGCGCGCTTGTCGATATCGTCGGTCTGGTCGGCGACATTGGCCAGCGAATTGCTGACCGCGTCGAAGGCGGTGCCGACGTCGTTGTAGCTGCCCTGGCTGATGGTGCCATTGGCGGCGATGTTGTTGATCGTGTAGGTCGGCGCGGTCAGCACACCGGCCGCATTGACCGCCGCGCCGCCCCCGAGATGGGTGGCGACAGCCTGGTTGGCAGCGAACAGCTGGGCACCATTGATGGCTTCGGTGCTCGTGGCGCTCACCTGGCCCGGGCCGAGGTTGCGCAGCGTGGTCGCCGTGCCGCCCTGACCCAGCGTGGCGCTGGCGTAGTTGACGCTGCCATCGCCATTGAGGTCGTAGCGCAGCGCGCCTTCCTCCGAGGCCTGCAGCTGGCCCAGGTTCACCGCATCGGTGGCAGCCGTACCGGCGGCCAGATTCGTCACCTGGCGTTCGGCACCCGCGGCACCGATCGACACGCTGTTCGCACGATCAGCCAGGCTGCCGGCACCGACCGCGATCGCGTTGGCCGCCGTGGCGCGGGCGTTGGTACCGACCGCGATGGAGTCGGCACCGGTGGCCACTGCCTCCACGCCCGTGGAGTTCACCCGCAGGTACTTGGTGCCGCCGTTGCGGATATCGTTGATCTGCGTGTTGAGATTGACCAGCGAGCCGTCGACGGCGTCGAAGGCATCGGTCGCATTGTTGTACAGGCCCTGCGCGATGGCGCCGTCGGTGGAGATCGTGCTGATCTCGAACAGCGGCGCGGTGAAGGCGCCACTGACCGGATCGAAGGCGGTGATGCCACCGAAGAAGCCGGCGATGGCGGCGTTGGTGATGGCCAGCTGCCCGCCGTTGACGGCTTCCAGGCCGCCGGCGGTCACCGCACCCGCGGCGAGGTTGCCGATGGTGGTGATACCGGTGCCGTTGCCGAGCGTGACGCGGCGATAGTCCGGATTGCCTGCGCCATCGACGTCGTACATCACCGCGCCGGCCGAAACATCATCGATCAGGCTGATCGCGCCCTTCAACTGGGCGACGTTGACCGCATCGGTATTGGCGCTACCCGCAGCCAGGTTGGTGATCTGGCGCTCGCCACCGTTGGCGGTACCCACCGAAACTTCACCGGCAGAGACCTGGGCGGCGGTCAGGCCATAGGCGCTGTAGCTGGCCTGTGCGCCGCGCAGCGCAGCAGAACGGTAGCCCAGTGCCACCGAATTGGCCTGGTTCGAGGTCGCCTCCGCACCCAGCAGGGTCTGGCCGTTGGCAGTACCCACCGCGCTGTCGCCGACAATCACCGAGTGGCCCATGCGCGCGGCGTAGTCCGCAGTCGGCACGCCGGTTGGATTGGTGGGATCGTTGGGACCGGCTCCCGGGAACGCCACGTTGGCATCCACCTTCGGCAGCTCATGGCGGGCATTGGCGCCGATCACCACTTCCTTGGAGCCGTTGGCGAAGGCACCGTCACCCATCAGCACCTGGTAATCCTGTGCGGCGTTGACCGCCCAGCAGGAGATGTCGGCCAACGCGATATCCAGGCACTTGGCGGCCCATGCCGGCGAATCGGTCGGCAGCAGCAGGCCCAGCAGGCCACCGGGGTTGCCGTTGTTGATGTTGTAGATGTAACTGTCGGAGGTGACGCCACCGATCAGGGTCAGGTGCGAGCTGCCACCGGTCACCGCGCCGCCCAGGCCATTGAGGGTGCTGCCGACCGGTGACAGGTTCACGACCGGCAGGCCGAGCACGTTGACCGTGGAGTAGGCCTGCATCACGTTCGCATTGCTGAGCTTGAGATTGCCGTTGTGCAGATAGCCGTCACCGCCGAACAGGCTGCTGGTCGTCGGGCCGATCAGCTGGCCGACGTTGCCGACCAGGCCACCGGTACCGATGATGAGTCCCGCATTCGGATCAGCCGGAGCGGGTGCCTTCGGGCTGTCCGGCGGAATCGCCGAGGGCTGGGTCAGGCCCAGGCCACCCAGCGTGCCGCCCACCAGCCCGCCGACTGCGCCGCCGAGATTGTTGACGGTACCGTTGAGGTTGCCCTCCAGCAGGTTGCCCACCGCACCGCCGACGTTGCCGAGCGTGCCGGTGAGTACGCCGTCCAGCCCGCTGCCCGGCGTGGTGCTGCCACCCCCGAGCAGGCCACCGACAACGCTGCCGACCGAGCCGACCGTATTGTTGAGTGCACCGCCCACGGCACCTCCGATGGTGCCGACGGTGCCGTTGAGCACACCACCCACCGCACCACCGACTGCGCCGACCGTGCCGTTGAGCACGCCTCCGACTGCACCGCCGACTGCGCCCACGGTGCCGTTCAAAGCACCGCCTACGGCGCTGCCGACTGTGCCAACGGTGCCGTTCAGCGCACCGCCGACTGCACCGCCGACCGCGCCGACAGTTCCATCCAGGACGCCACCGACTGCACCTACCGTACCGTTCAACGCGCCGCCTACCGCGCTGCCGACCGTGCCGACCGTGCCGTTCAGCGCACCGCCGACTGCACCGCCGACCGTGCCGACAGTTCCATCCAGGACGCCGCCGACCGCACCAACAGTGCCGTTCAACGCGCCACCCACAGCACTGCCAACCGTGCCAACCGTGCCGTTGAGCGCACCGCCAACGGTGCCGACGGTTCCATCGAGGACACCGCCGACTGCACCTACGGTGCCGTTGAGCGCGCCACCGACTGCACCACCGACAGTGCCGGTGGTTCCATCGAGGACGCCACCTACGGCACCCACGGTACCGTTCAAAGCGCTGCCTACGGCGCTACCGACCGTGCCGACCGTGCCGTTGAGCGCGCCACCCACCGCACCACCGACGGTGCCGACGGTTCCATCGAGGACGCCGCCGACTGCACCCACCGTGCCATTCAAAGCGCCGCCTACGGCGCTACCAACCGTGCCGACGGTTCCATCGAGGACGCCGCCAACCGCACCCACGGTGCCGTTCAACGCGCCGCCTACGGCGCTGCCGATCGTGCCGACCGTGCCGTTGAGCGCGCCACCCACCGCACCACCGACGGTACCGACGGTTCCATCGAGGACACCGCCAACCGCACCCACGGTGCCGTTCAACGCGCCGCCTACGGCGCTGCCGATCGTGCCGACCGTGCCGTTGAGCGCGCCACCCACAGCACCACCGACGGTGCCGACGGTTCCATCGAGGACGCCACCTACAGCACCTACGGTGTTGTTCAACGTGTCGCCCAGGGAACCACCGACGTTGCCGACGGTGCCGTTCAGTACACCGCCCACCGCACTGCCGACCGTACCGACAGCACCGTGGAGCGTGCCGCCTACTGCGCCCACGGTGTTGTGCAGCGTGCCGCCCACTGCGCCACCCACGGTGCCGACAGTGCCGTTCAGTACACCGCTCACCGCACCGCCGACGGCGCCGACGGTTTCGTGTAGCGTTCCGCCTGCTGCGCTGCCCACCGTGCCGACCACGTCGTGCACTACGCCACCCACCGCACCGCCGACCGTGCCGGCAGCTCCGTGAAGCGTGCCACCTACTGCGCCCACGGTGTTGTGCAGCGTGCCGCCCACTGCGCTACCTACGGTGCCGACGGTTTCGTGCAGCGTCTCGCCTGCTGCGCTGCCCACCGTGCCGACTACGCCGTGCACTACGCCACCCACCGCACCGCCAAGATCGCCCAGGGCGCCGTGATGCAGGCCTCCGAGACCGAGCGTGCTGGCCTGCGCACTCACGACGGTCCGGCCCGCGAGCTTCAGGTTGCGATCGGCCACCACGTCCTGGCCACCCGGGCCCTGCACGCGCACCTTGCCGGCGACGCCTGCATCGAACGCCGCCGTGATCGCCCGATCATCGGTCTCGCCCGGCAGTTCTTCCTTGGCGGGCAAGCTCACCGCTGCGGTTGCGGAGGCCTTGCCCTGGCCCTCGATTCGATGTCCGGCGATGGCCAGATGCGAGTCGGCGTTGCCGTCGATGCCGGCCTTCAACCCGGACAATCCCTGCGAGGACGTCGTGATGCCCGCTGCCGCCCTGGCGCCGGCACCCACCGATGCCACCGGAGCGCCTGCGATGCCGACCCTGGCCTTTGCCTTCGCATCGGCTGTCAGCCCCAGCGGCGAAGCGGCACCGGAGGAAACGTTCGCTGCCAGTGAGGTATCCACCTGGGTACCCGCTCCGATGCCGAGCTGGGCCCGCACATCAGCGGCCAGGGCTGGCGTGGGCACGTGCTGCGGCGATGCGTTCGCCCCCAGCTTCACCTGCACGGCGGCCGGCAGGACATCGCGCACCAGCGGCAGCGAGGTCGTGCTCAACTGCAGGCCCACACGCGTATCGGCACTGATCGCAGGCGTCGCCTGCGCCTGTCGCGCGGCTGCGGCCAGGGCGACTTCGGCATCGACCTTCACCGGCAAGGTCTGGGTGTACTTGGCCGCCAGCGCCTGCAGATCGCGCAGCGACTGGTTGGATTCGGTTGCGGATGCCGGCCCGCTGGCCAGCACGCACAGCAGTGCAAGCGCAAGGGCGCTGGGCGTCAGCAGGGAGGTGCGCGGATCGCGTGATGCGGTGCCGCCGCTATCGCCGGTGGCCAGTTCCGAGGCCACAACCAGAGCATTGAGCTGGCGGTTCCATACACGCCGGTAGATGCGGTTCATGAGCATTTCCCCCGTAGGCGAACAACTTGAATGACAGTGGACTTGCCGCTAGGCAGGTGACTGACATTTCAACGGTTCGCGGAGGCGTGGCGCACTTCAATCCGGCAGGGCAATCGCGCAATCCGGCAAATCCACGGCCGGATTCGGCAGCCGGATATGCAAAACCGGCAGCAATGCCGTGAAAGCCCCTGTGGGGCAGACTCAGGCCGGTTGGCCCAACTGCGCGGGTGCACGCATCAGGGTATCCCGCGGAAGTTCACCGAACACCTTCCGGTAATTGTCGGCAAAGCGGGAGAGATCCCACAGGCCACAGCTCAGCGCGATCGCCTTGACCGAACGCCTGCTGGAGTCGGCCATCGACAGGCTGCGGCAGGCTGCACAGAGGCGCAGCATGGACAGATAACGGTTGGGCGACGTACCGAACAGATCTTCAAATGCATAGCGCAGGCCACGCTCGCTGACACCGGCGGCGTCGCAGATTTCATTCATGTATATATTGCGACGCAGGTTGAGCCGCATGAAATTCTCGGCGCGCTGGGCGATCAGGTAATGCGTACGCCGTGCGCGGCTGCACCCCGGGCGATCGACGGCACCGGCACCCAGCAGGGCCTGGATGTGCTCATGCAGCAGCCGCTCGGTTTCCTCCGGCTGCAGGCTGGCACCCTGCCCCAGCTGCTGGTGCAGCTGCTGGTAATGCAGCGCCAGCGGGGCGTCATCACCGGACAGATTGAACAGCGAGAGCGCCTGTCCCGCCGGCGGCGTGCTGCGCAGGCTCAGTTCGGTCAGCTTGCGCTGCACGCGGGATACCGGCACCAGCATCAGGGTCAAGCGGGTACCGGGGCTGAGGGTGAATTCACTGATGCCTTCGGGAAGCACGGTCAACGCCATCCCGGCCGCCAGCGGTACGCCATGGCACCAGCTCACCGCCTCGTCGGTGGCCTGCAGATACCCCAGCATCGCCCAGTCCGGCGGCAGCATGAAGCGGCCACGGCAATGGAATCCGCAGCTGATGCTGCAGAACAGGGCTTCCTCATGCACGCGCGAAGCGAACGCCGCGCGCGGACCATTGCCGTCGAGCAGCAACAGTTCCACATCGCATACGCGAAGCACACCGCTCAGCGTGGCCAGGTCGATCGACCGGAGCTCGCCGTCGTCGCTGTCAACCACCCCACCATCAACCATGACAGTGTCGTCCCCCGTTGGTCAGCTGCCCGCCGCAACCCCCACTGCCCTACAGGTGCGCGCGGTTTCCAAGAGCATCATCCGTTGCCGTGATGGATGCGGCCACTGGCCGGCTCCACCTTGAAAGTACCAAACCTTGAATACGAGTATGCCCGATAATCCACGCAGGTAAACAGGTCGCACGGGAATACAGCAACCCGCGCCCGGCGTGAAGGAAATGTGGGCGCCAGTGGCACGATTCTCGCATGCGTTAACCCGGGTCACATTATTAACATCACGATGAATCGTTACGCCTGGGAACGGCGCTTCATCACAGAATAAGCAACCGATTATCAGGAATAAGAGATTCCTGCCGAATTTGCATATAGGTTCCGGTTGCACCCGGCCGCCATTCAGGCAAAGTCGGTATCACGGTGATCGAACCGCTCCGATGCGGTCACACCCAGGGGACAGCATGACGATGCACACGCTGCTCGATGACGTTGCGACCACCGGCCTGGTGCCGCGCGGTCGCACATGCGCGGTCGCTGCACTCCCTGGCGGAGATCACCCTGCTTTAGCGATGCGGGACAGTCCCGCATTGCCACCTCCGCCAGGATGGCAGAGGTCCATGGACGGTCCCGACGGAGTCGGGCAACCGGCCGATGCAGGTGTCTTGTTGCCATTGACAGGTAGAGGGAGACAACCGTCATGAACGCTTCCATCCGCAAGTTCCTGAAAGAAGAAGATGGCGTGACCGCGCTCGAATACGGGCTGCTGGCCGCTGTGATCGCCGGCATCCTGATTGCCGTGGGCCGCACCCAGATCACGGCATTCTTCACCACGCTGTTCACCCGCCTTTCGGCAATCGCCACCGAAGCAACCACCTGAGCGACCTGCGGACGCACCACCGCTGGTCGCGCCATCCGCGACCACGGTGGCCGCAGGCCGGGATGCGGTTGCAGACGGTCCAGTGACGGACGAAGGGGAGTGCGATGACACTGCTGGGACTATTGGCCATCGGTGTGTGCCTGCGGATCGCGATCAGCGATCTGTATGCCCGCCGGGTGCCCAATGCCTGGCTGCTGGCGGCGTGCGCATTCGCAATACCTCTGCTCGTCGCCGGGCAATTTGGTGAGCCACGACTGCCCTGGCCGGCGCACCTGCTCGGTGCCGTTGCCGGCTTGCTCGCGCTCCTGCCCTTCTACGCACTACGCTGGATGGGCGCAGGCGACGTGAAATTCTTTGCCGTGCTCGGCCTGCTGCTGGGATGGCATGCCTTGCTGCCGATATGGGTAGTGGCCAGCCTTGCCGCCGGCGCCCACGCAGTGGCGATCCTGCTCGGGCGTCAGCTGGGCATGCACCTGCCGATGCGCGTGCAGCTGCAGGTATCGCGCGCCAGCGAGCAATGGCAGACGCACCCCGCATTGCGCGGAATGGAGGCTGCCCGCCAGGGGCGCCGCGGCATTCCCTATGCGGCCTACCTCGCATTGGCGGCGATCGGCTGGCTCCTGGCCACGACCTACGGAGGTCTCGCATGAACACCCTCGGTCCGCGGCGCCAGCGTGGCGTGGTTGCCGTCGAATACGCGCTGATGATGATCCTCGGCCTGGTGCCGCTGCTGCTGTTCACTTTTTCCGGCGTGCTGATCATGGCTGCCCAGCAGACGCTTGCAACGGCCGCTGCCGAAGGCGCGCGCGCATCGCTGCGCTTCGGAACCGCCAACGAACGGCGCACGGCCGCGTGCGTCGCGGCACGCCAGTCGATGCAATGGCTGCTGCAGTTCTCAAGGCAGAACCCCGACTGCAGCGCCGGCGGCACCGGTCCGATCCAGGTCTCGGCGCAGGCGCCCTGCGCGGGCATGG harbors:
- a CDS encoding ESPR-type extended signal peptide-containing protein encodes the protein MNRIYRRVWNRQLNALVVASELATGDSGGTASRDPRTSLLTPSALALALLCVLASGPASATESNQSLRDLQALAAKYTQTLPVKVDAEVALAAAARQAQATPAISADTRVGLQLSTTSLPLVRDVLPAAVQVKLGANASPQHVPTPALAADVRAQLGIGAGTQVDTSLAANVSSGAASPLGLTADAKAKARVGIAGAPVASVGAGARAAAGITTSSQGLSGLKAGIDGNADSHLAIAGHRIEGQGKASATAAVSLPAKEELPGETDDRAITAAFDAGVAGKVRVQGPGGQDVVADRNLKLAGRTVVSAQASTLGLGGLHHGALGDLGGAVGGVVHGVVGTVGSAAGETLHETVGTVGSAVGGTLHNTVGAVGGTLHGAAGTVGGAVGGVVHDVVGTVGSAAGGTLHETVGAVGGAVSGVLNGTVGTVGGAVGGTLHNTVGAVGGTLHGAVGTVGSAVGGVLNGTVGNVGGSLGDTLNNTVGAVGGVLDGTVGTVGGAVGGALNGTVGTIGSAVGGALNGTVGAVGGVLDGTVGTVGGAVGGALNGTVGTIGSAVGGALNGTVGAVGGVLDGTVGTVGSAVGGALNGTVGAVGGVLDGTVGTVGGAVGGALNGTVGTVGSAVGSALNGTVGAVGGVLDGTTGTVGGAVGGALNGTVGAVGGVLDGTVGTVGGALNGTVGTVGSAVGGALNGTVGAVGGVLDGTVGTVGGAVGGALNGTVGTVGSAVGGALNGTVGAVGGVLDGTVGAVGGAVGGALNGTVGTVGSAVGGALNGTVGAVGGAVGGVLNGTVGAVGGAVGGVLNGTVGTIGGAVGGALNNTVGSVGSVVGGLLGGGSTTPGSGLDGVLTGTLGNVGGAVGNLLEGNLNGTVNNLGGAVGGLVGGTLGGLGLTQPSAIPPDSPKAPAPADPNAGLIIGTGGLVGNVGQLIGPTTSSLFGGDGYLHNGNLKLSNANVMQAYSTVNVLGLPVVNLSPVGSTLNGLGGAVTGGSSHLTLIGGVTSDSYIYNINNGNPGGLLGLLLPTDSPAWAAKCLDIALADISCWAVNAAQDYQVLMGDGAFANGSKEVVIGANARHELPKVDANVAFPGAGPNDPTNPTGVPTADYAARMGHSVIVGDSAVGTANGQTLLGAEATSNQANSVALGYRSAALRGAQASYSAYGLTAAQVSAGEVSVGTANGGERQITNLAAGSANTDAVNVAQLKGAISLIDDVSAGAVMYDVDGAGNPDYRRVTLGNGTGITTIGNLAAGAVTAGGLEAVNGGQLAITNAAIAGFFGGITAFDPVSGAFTAPLFEISTISTDGAIAQGLYNNATDAFDAVDGSLVNLNTQINDIRNGGTKYLRVNSTGVEAVATGADSIAVGTNARATAANAIAVGAGSLADRANSVSIGAAGAERQVTNLAAGTAATDAVNLGQLQASEEGALRYDLNGDGSVNYASATLGQGGTATTLRNLGPGQVSATSTEAINGAQLFAANQAVATHLGGGAAVNAAGVLTAPTYTINNIAANGTISQGSYNDVGTAFDAVSNSLANVADQTDDIDKRAVKYDVDGSGNVVNTVTLSGTGTGAVKVTNVAAGSILAGSSDAITGDQLFSTNSTIANYFGGSTAFDGTTNLWTAPSFSISSIATDGTLTANDYSNVTAAFSAVDGSLRVLNQRITNGGGSPYLAVNSSAAAAAAAGAEALAVGPQASAAGASAVAVGNGANASADNSVALGAGSVASVGAQSGYTGAYGQTGASNSAGEVSVGSSGSERKITHVADGSDDHDATNVGQLKNGVNYAIDQSKAYTDQKIQNITNVAGSFRANNSNNLADPAATGANSAAGGAGSTAAGANSTALGNGSQAQADNSVALGAGSVANRANTVSVGASGAERQVVNVADGTQATDAVNVRQLQASQQGTIRYDTTVNGATNFNSVTLGSSTSGPTTVRNVAAGTAGTDAVNVDQLKSGMAQTLDWSKAYTDERMGGFERDLRRTDNRASAGIASAMATASLPQPSEAGRSMASFAAGSYNGESGVAVGLSGVSEGGRWIYKFSGSTNSRGEAGVAVGAGIQW
- a CDS encoding OmpA family protein gives rise to the protein MNQHRIARAGRIAASLGLILAAGLLAACRSHAPAGEGPAEATAVAFPEVSKASLKEGTYPDIADLRRFAPGMSKRQLYSLLGTPHFNEGMWGVREWNYLFNFRTAQGAEYFTCQFQVRFDNKGIAQAGYWKPESCAAVLDPPRPPPPPPAPAPLPEQPLRLAADALFGFDSAVLSAEGQQAVQGILAQVREASKVQSIQVVGYTDRIGAASYNQQLSQKRAEAVRTALVQGGVPPGSISAEGRGAAEPIVQCAQRNRRELIACLAPNRRVQIVGIAHPR
- a CDS encoding AraC family transcriptional regulator: MVDGGVVDSDDGELRSIDLATLSGVLRVCDVELLLLDGNGPRAAFASRVHEEALFCSISCGFHCRGRFMLPPDWAMLGYLQATDEAVSWCHGVPLAAGMALTVLPEGISEFTLSPGTRLTLMLVPVSRVQRKLTELSLRSTPPAGQALSLFNLSGDDAPLALHYQQLHQQLGQGASLQPEETERLLHEHIQALLGAGAVDRPGCSRARRTHYLIAQRAENFMRLNLRRNIYMNEICDAAGVSERGLRYAFEDLFGTSPNRYLSMLRLCAACRSLSMADSSRRSVKAIALSCGLWDLSRFADNYRKVFGELPRDTLMRAPAQLGQPA
- a CDS encoding TadE/TadG family type IV pilus assembly protein — translated: MNTLGPRRQRGVVAVEYALMMILGLVPLLLFTFSGVLIMAAQQTLATAAAEGARASLRFGTANERRTAACVAARQSMQWLLQFSRQNPDCSAGGTGPIQVSAQAPCAGMATAQCMTVTVRYDYAAHPFFPGTATLYGWVMRAPIRSVAVAQLDLGSGN
- a CDS encoding A24 family peptidase; translation: MTLLGLLAIGVCLRIAISDLYARRVPNAWLLAACAFAIPLLVAGQFGEPRLPWPAHLLGAVAGLLALLPFYALRWMGAGDVKFFAVLGLLLGWHALLPIWVVASLAAGAHAVAILLGRQLGMHLPMRVQLQVSRASEQWQTHPALRGMEAARQGRRGIPYAAYLALAAIGWLLATTYGGLA
- a CDS encoding DUF6959 family protein is translated as MNAQFLPLSMKTETTLSVYGQLGNHAVVRIPGRRLPGLILQADTVAGFLAQLQETQACLRSGRAQRADAELDMLIDMLEQWYALIESRLADAGEAL
- a CDS encoding Flp family type IVb pilin: MNASIRKFLKEEDGVTALEYGLLAAVIAGILIAVGRTQITAFFTTLFTRLSAIATEATT